gcagTCTCTACTGATATTGGAGCATTCCTGggaagatttgattgtattcagcgacaaaagcgttagtgaggtcagaatgttggatggtcaccgcccccacctcatcctcaactccccaactcatcccaaaagtattggatggtgcaccaACAATCAtcctagagaacacagttcttccactgctccactgctcaatgctggggggctttatacccctctagcccacgcctggcattgggcagcatggtacccacaggctcatgtttatctgctccagagagtcctattctattagcaggacttctccacagggactatgtgtgtgtatttgcacatctgtgtcagcaatgggtgccacttaaagtagctgaatgcatttgttagaagaggtgtccacaaacgtttgaATGTATGGTGTAGTCTTTATCTTTATAGTCTGTATCAAACATGGAAACGTGTTGTACCCCCATACCAAGTGCATACCCCCCTTGCATGTCAGTGCAATGCAGTTGTTAAAGAGTGCAAATGAGAAACTCCACCAACATACATAGGGCTTTAATGTGAAACCTATCAACTCAGTCAACTCTGTGGCTGTGGTGGTGATTGGCACCAGTGGTCCTGATGTCTACAGAGCAGGTACTGTATATCTGTTTTATATAATATCCACCAAACATGACAAAAGTGTGAATTTCCCCACGCTGGGACTAATAAAGCATTATCTTATCTTTTCCAAAATGACCAGCAATCCTGCACAGTGTAGGCCTAGCTGTGTGTTCCCTGGTCATCCTACCCAATTTAATGCTTCCTACCATAGAGTGACCCAAAACAGCAAGACTGGGCAActgtgtatataataataatatatgtgtaTGCACAGTCATATGTGTGTGACTATGGAGTTGAGGATAAACAGCATGACAAACTTAAAACCCAGACGTCAAGCGTGATAGGCTAAAGCTTAGCTACTGGCACAGCGAGAGTTTATGGGCCGTTTGTTCTATCTTTGATCACTTGATGCCTTGTAGCCTTGTAGCAGACGTTTGctgtgacattttgacacacagCCCATTTGACCTTTTTCCATAAAAGATTGTTAAAAAACACCAACTTCATaacagaacttcactgaccacTTGGTAATTTGCTCTTGGCTTTGGAAATGGGCATAGAATGACGAGCCTGAGATAAACAACCACTTCACCTGAATTAGAAATAATGCTGGGTGTGTAAAGAGTTTGATTGGTCTTAATTTACCGGCATACCAAAGACATTTTTACAGTTAGCATGAAGTGGTATCTGGACATCTGGTTCtgttaaaagctgttaaattaAATCTTCTTACACAACTGGAAAATAGTAATGATCTTGCAAGTCACCCCCTTGCCCATGAAGTCAAGTTATGGTATATTTTGTGAGGAAGTCTATCATGAACTGGGCAGATGTTGCAAAGTCTTTCTCTCCAGTCAAAATATAGTTTAACGGTGTTGTTCTGATGCCAGGCAAGGTAGGATTGATACCGCTTTGTATCGTTAGCCAGGTCTTTAAGGAACATGCCTAGAGCGTCTATGGACTCGAAGTCATCCACATGGATAAAAGAATGGGCCGGTGCCACCATTTCATAGTGTCTACGGGGAGGACCCAAAACCACAGGCACTGTCCCGGCCTGGAAGgcgtttctccacagtttctcTGTGATATAGTGTGGAGACTCTGTGTTCTCAAAGGCTAGATAAAAATAGCAGCGGGAAACTGCAGTTAGCAGTGCACTGTGGGGCAATGGCCTTTTCGTTGCCTTGCCATACACCTGCACAGGGATGGTGCTTTTCAGTTGCTGGTACACCCTAGTCCTTTTGTGCTGTTTCTTGTAGTTACTGACCACCCAGCAGACCAAGTGAGTCTTATTCTGTGGCACGTTGAAGCTGTCATGCTCTGCCTCTCCTCGCACAAGCTTCCCATATGGCACTGTGATGTCCGCGTCGGGTCGATATGACATAGTCAAGTTGAAGATACCAGCATATGGAGTCAAATTACCATTGTTTGGTGGGGCCTCCAGAGACAGCCAGAGCCACCTCTGACCATCGGAGCGAGGGAGATGAAGTGGCAGCTTCTGCCTT
This sequence is a window from Salminus brasiliensis chromosome 18, fSalBra1.hap2, whole genome shotgun sequence. Protein-coding genes within it:
- the fut7 gene encoding alpha-(1,3)-fucosyltransferase 7 gives rise to the protein MRSGLTFNPKLMSRRNKILFLLAVALTCLFVRLQRIPSSGSHRPANITILLWYWPFRTPYNLAGDICLEMYGIPGCHLVDNRSLYSTADIVVFHHHELKTRRQKLPLHLPRSDGQRWLWLSLEAPPNNGNLTPYAGIFNLTMSYRPDADITVPYGKLVRGEAEHDSFNVPQNKTHLVCWVVSNYKKQHKRTRVYQQLKSTIPVQVYGKATKRPLPHSALLTAVSRCYFYLAFENTESPHYITEKLWRNAFQAGTVPVVLGPPRRHYEMVAPAHSFIHVDDFESIDALGMFLKDLANDTKRYQSYLAWHQNNTVKLYFDWRERLCNICPVHDRLPHKIYHNLTSWARG